A single genomic interval of Gemmatimonas sp. UBA7669 harbors:
- a CDS encoding 6-phosphofructokinase, giving the protein MRIAISTGGGDAPGLNAVIRAAVLSARTRGWDVLGIKRGFAGLLGEDEIVPLTADSVRGIAAQGGTIIKTTNRGSPFAYPVQQPDGTWASVDRSDELVENARNLGIEAIISIGGDGSLAIAQKLSQKGVRVVSVPKTIDNDVAGTITTFGFDTAVNTAMEAIDKLHTTAESHDRVMVLEVMGREAGFIALHAGVAGTADVILIPEIEWDIEKVCAKIVERDASGRRFSIVVVAEGSKPKGGSESIIGASLPGQDRRLGGIAERIAYDIQRITGKETRSMVLGHLQRGGSPTGYDRLLATRFGAAAVQAVADKKWGHMVALQSPHIVAIPIEEVLAETKRVDPKHDVVQTARMIGISFGD; this is encoded by the coding sequence ATGCGGATTGCCATTTCCACCGGCGGCGGCGACGCGCCGGGTCTCAACGCCGTCATACGCGCGGCCGTGCTCTCGGCGCGCACCCGCGGCTGGGATGTGCTCGGCATCAAGCGCGGTTTTGCCGGCCTGCTTGGCGAAGACGAAATCGTGCCACTCACTGCTGACTCGGTGCGCGGCATCGCGGCACAGGGCGGCACGATCATCAAGACCACCAATCGTGGCAGCCCGTTTGCCTATCCCGTGCAGCAGCCCGACGGGACCTGGGCGAGTGTCGATCGCTCCGACGAACTGGTGGAGAACGCGCGCAACCTCGGCATCGAGGCCATCATCTCCATTGGTGGGGACGGCTCCCTCGCGATTGCGCAGAAGCTCAGCCAGAAGGGGGTGCGGGTGGTGAGCGTGCCCAAGACCATCGACAACGATGTGGCGGGCACCATCACCACCTTCGGCTTCGACACGGCCGTCAACACGGCCATGGAAGCCATCGACAAGCTGCACACCACGGCGGAGTCGCACGATCGCGTGATGGTGCTGGAGGTGATGGGTCGCGAAGCGGGCTTCATTGCGCTGCACGCGGGCGTGGCCGGCACCGCCGATGTGATTCTCATCCCCGAAATCGAGTGGGACATCGAAAAGGTGTGCGCGAAGATCGTGGAGCGTGACGCGTCGGGTCGGCGCTTCAGCATTGTGGTGGTGGCCGAAGGGTCCAAGCCCAAGGGTGGCTCGGAGTCCATCATCGGGGCGTCGCTCCCGGGTCAGGACCGGCGCCTGGGCGGTATCGCCGAGCGCATCGCGTATGACATCCAGCGCATCACGGGCAAGGAAACGCGTTCCATGGTGCTGGGGCATTTGCAGCGCGGTGGCTCGCCGACCGGTTACGACCGTCTGTTGGCCACGCGTTTTGGCGCAGCGGCCGTACAGGCGGTGGCCGACAAGAAGTGGGGGCACATGGTGGCGCTGCAATCGCCGCACATCGTGGCCATTCCCATCGAAGAGGTGTTGGCGGAAACCAAGCGGGTGGACCCGAAGCATGACGTGGTACAGACCGCGCGCATGATCGGTATTTCCTTCGGCGACTGA
- a CDS encoding DEAD/DEAH box helicase: MRTPIDRYLPPDPAAFVAAAPPTGRVIVIAPTRAACETIELAVGLHLDTFLERTRGADLRRLAGSGKGFGIVAGTGTGKTLAIRPIAETILGTTALRVGVVNREREATPETPSWNVIIVTTGIARRWFQDGDIHPTDTLVVDEIHQTSAELELCLALGKRVGCRYIWLSATVDPRFYARYLESADVLEVSAFDASKAARVEVQRKQPLEFLDERFLQKLARSERGVAMFLPTRAAVEEAAEWVRHRYPRVSAAHYHGGEPIRVIRPFLEGEVAKPYFLAMTAAGQSALNVPGLDTVIIDDTRFTNVIDRGRNVLTRVHLGANEILQMAGRVHGRVEGGRVYILSDRDIRFEALRPTEPEFQLAGDSERVALTCADLGVRADALDLPVPLDRAAYRRALDHLTTRGLIANDRLTPYGRAVEALPVERAWGELIVNGEDDLLPVLAVMSGIESLHRMTREGRDLEGLVVRGSDHLTAYNVYADAYRAAGYIGDVYGLPRHLFDADRIAHWAEQRGVLVKSLEDAALAMASVYRSVGLPLPHTLPLAGHAVHRRFADLVARFMPFDLVIEEETADGHEARVSKTSVCGSWGAVAGTLRYFADRHGIPRASIEGTQLSMDLVRQYALRHPPELALDPERKQAPVLLRRRVTYFGFELSRESEPLPEFPPDLADGARALLAEAAARGELRHPAMRRNQPVVDEVREVYRRLGGRTARLGQAELAAWYQRAMGQERSWERIRSLPMLLDRRDFVSDADLAAARALPGSVEIRDRAVTLDYDVEERDGQIVPVVRLRLPEKLARTLVAEELPTLDRALRFVVVRGQRGAVRADTLEALHERLDDPYTDEERARTANRDSRGSGSRSDRSRGDGSRGGSYRGGGSGGGRGGGHRGGRGGGRPGGRPGGKPKRRGPPR; this comes from the coding sequence GTGCGCACACCCATTGATCGCTATCTGCCGCCCGATCCGGCGGCCTTCGTGGCGGCCGCGCCGCCCACCGGACGTGTCATCGTGATCGCGCCAACACGCGCGGCCTGCGAGACCATCGAACTCGCGGTCGGTCTGCACCTCGACACCTTCCTCGAACGCACGCGCGGCGCCGACCTGCGTCGCCTGGCCGGCAGCGGGAAGGGGTTCGGCATCGTCGCGGGCACGGGCACCGGCAAGACGCTCGCCATCCGCCCGATTGCCGAGACCATTCTTGGCACGACGGCGCTGCGTGTTGGGGTGGTGAACCGAGAGCGTGAAGCGACACCGGAGACGCCGTCGTGGAACGTGATCATCGTGACCACCGGCATTGCGCGGCGCTGGTTTCAGGACGGCGACATTCACCCCACGGACACGCTGGTGGTGGACGAGATTCACCAGACCAGTGCCGAGCTGGAGCTCTGTCTTGCACTGGGCAAGCGGGTGGGCTGCCGCTACATCTGGCTGTCAGCCACCGTGGATCCGCGCTTCTATGCGCGCTATCTCGAAAGCGCCGACGTGCTGGAAGTGTCGGCCTTCGATGCCAGCAAGGCCGCGCGCGTGGAGGTGCAGCGCAAACAGCCGCTCGAGTTTCTCGACGAGCGCTTCCTGCAGAAGCTCGCGCGCAGCGAACGTGGCGTGGCCATGTTCCTGCCCACGCGGGCGGCGGTGGAAGAGGCCGCGGAATGGGTGCGGCATCGCTATCCGCGGGTGAGTGCCGCACACTATCACGGCGGCGAACCCATTCGGGTCATCCGGCCTTTCCTCGAGGGCGAGGTGGCCAAGCCCTACTTCCTGGCCATGACGGCCGCGGGGCAGAGCGCGCTCAATGTGCCGGGTCTCGACACGGTCATCATCGACGACACGCGTTTCACCAACGTGATCGATCGCGGACGCAATGTGCTGACGCGTGTGCATCTGGGCGCCAACGAGATTCTCCAAATGGCGGGGCGTGTGCACGGGCGTGTGGAAGGTGGCCGCGTGTACATCCTGAGTGATCGGGACATTCGCTTCGAGGCGCTGCGGCCCACGGAGCCCGAGTTCCAGTTGGCCGGTGACAGCGAGCGCGTGGCGCTGACCTGCGCGGATCTGGGGGTGCGCGCCGATGCCCTGGACCTGCCGGTACCGCTTGACCGTGCCGCCTATCGCCGTGCGCTCGATCATCTCACCACCCGTGGCCTCATCGCCAACGATCGTCTCACGCCCTATGGCCGCGCGGTGGAGGCCCTGCCGGTGGAGCGCGCCTGGGGTGAGCTCATCGTCAATGGCGAAGACGACTTGTTGCCCGTGCTGGCGGTGATGAGCGGCATCGAGTCGCTGCATCGCATGACGCGTGAGGGGCGTGATCTGGAAGGACTGGTGGTGCGCGGCAGTGATCATCTCACGGCGTACAACGTGTATGCCGACGCGTATCGCGCGGCCGGCTACATCGGCGATGTGTATGGCCTGCCGCGTCATCTGTTCGATGCCGATCGCATTGCGCATTGGGCGGAGCAACGTGGCGTGCTGGTCAAGTCGCTCGAAGATGCGGCGCTGGCCATGGCCAGTGTGTATCGCAGTGTGGGCCTGCCATTGCCGCACACGCTGCCACTCGCCGGCCACGCAGTCCATCGGCGATTTGCCGACCTGGTGGCGCGCTTCATGCCCTTTGATCTCGTCATCGAAGAAGAAACGGCGGACGGCCACGAAGCACGCGTGTCCAAGACCAGCGTGTGCGGTTCCTGGGGCGCGGTGGCGGGTACGCTGCGCTACTTCGCCGATCGCCACGGCATTCCGCGCGCGAGCATCGAGGGCACGCAGCTCAGCATGGATCTCGTGCGCCAATATGCGCTGCGGCATCCGCCGGAGCTGGCGCTCGATCCGGAGCGCAAGCAGGCGCCGGTGCTGCTGCGTCGTCGCGTCACGTATTTTGGCTTCGAGCTCTCACGTGAGAGCGAGCCGCTGCCGGAGTTCCCGCCCGATCTGGCCGACGGTGCGCGCGCGTTGCTGGCGGAAGCGGCGGCGCGTGGCGAGCTGCGGCATCCGGCCATGCGACGCAATCAGCCGGTCGTGGACGAAGTGCGCGAGGTGTATCGCCGTCTGGGCGGACGCACGGCACGCCTCGGACAGGCCGAGCTGGCGGCGTGGTATCAGCGGGCCATGGGTCAGGAGCGCAGCTGGGAGCGCATTCGTTCGCTCCCCATGCTGCTGGACCGCCGCGATTTCGTGAGCGACGCAGATCTGGCGGCGGCGCGTGCGCTGCCGGGCAGCGTGGAGATTCGCGACCGCGCGGTCACGCTGGATTACGACGTGGAGGAGCGGGACGGCCAGATCGTGCCGGTCGTGCGACTGCGTCTGCCGGAGAAGCTCGCGCGCACACTGGTGGCGGAAGAGCTGCCCACCCTCGACCGGGCGCTGCGCTTTGTGGTGGTGCGGGGACAGCGTGGTGCGGTGCGCGCGGACACGCTGGAGGCGCTGCATGAGCGGCTCGATGATCCGTACACGGACGAGGAGCGCGCGAGAACAGCAAACCGCGATAGCCGGGGCAGCGGAAGCCGTAGTGACAGAAGCCGTGGAGACGGAAGCCGTGGGGGCAGTTACCGCGGAGGCGGTTCAGGCGGTGGTCGGGGTGGCGGTCACCGTGGTGGTCGGGGTGGTGGCCGCCCCGGTGGCCGCCCCGGCGGGAAGCCTAAGCGGCGTGGGCCACCGCGGTAG
- a CDS encoding putative bifunctional diguanylate cyclase/phosphodiesterase: MSTPEELFADPRIHPYLERQLRRHWVQDDGKLTPVLHAISRLLDDVDQQRQLDEVAMESLAQELHERLERIERSEHRYRRLFEDSPVAMIALRASDLAVETWNGAAERLLGHSAADVLGRPLDQLARKTGSECPFTPQVLTLAPGATRTLDLVLTHRDGSPRDTVVTLQHVSLADRQNIVLHVRDRTEERQAARKQRESDARFRTFFEYAGVAIHVLSFDGVILEANPAAEALLGYGPGELIGRSATSLSPDEDVESTRELGHELRHGLRESVTVERRFFHREGHIVWGQLTVSRMKQHSESYLIGMIQDISERKRMEAALVRQAFNDDLTGLANRALFGDRLRHALARGTRHASQAAVMLLDLDGFKRVNDSLGHAAGDQLLVAIARRLEAVVRAGDTAARLGGDEFAILLDDIESVEQVERLAERLLESITRPVQISGRDVSVGVSIGYKLTMPDDDDISALRDADAAMYTAKADGRCAVRRFDPAMHQDALNWLELENDLREAIERQSLYLAFQPLVQMHDGRVVGAEALLRWRHPKRDDVPPCTFLPIAEATGLIVPLGRWVLREACRQAVRLREVAGADFTMSVNVAARQLDAPDLVHTVREALRESGLPASHLVLELTESDIMRQPDRALRVLQELRDVGVHIAIDDFGTGYSSLSYLQFLPFDELKIDRAFVQRVEDGERDRALVRTIVQLGKSLGALVVAEGIETPGQHALLHELQCDVGQGYLYSRPLTDELLRQFLREHRDRGATSALPTAVAHAA; this comes from the coding sequence ATGTCCACACCCGAAGAGCTTTTCGCGGATCCGCGGATCCACCCCTATCTCGAACGCCAGTTGCGACGCCACTGGGTGCAGGATGACGGCAAGCTGACGCCGGTCCTGCACGCCATCAGCCGCCTGCTCGACGATGTAGATCAGCAGCGGCAGCTCGATGAAGTAGCCATGGAGTCTCTCGCGCAAGAACTGCACGAGCGACTCGAGCGCATCGAGCGCAGCGAGCATCGCTACCGCCGACTGTTTGAGGACAGCCCGGTGGCCATGATCGCCCTGCGCGCCAGCGATCTAGCCGTGGAAACATGGAACGGCGCCGCAGAACGCCTGCTGGGCCACAGCGCGGCGGACGTGCTGGGCCGTCCGCTCGATCAGCTGGCCCGAAAGACCGGCAGCGAATGCCCGTTCACGCCACAGGTGCTGACGCTCGCGCCGGGCGCCACGCGAACCCTCGATCTCGTACTGACCCACCGCGATGGCTCGCCACGGGACACCGTTGTCACGCTGCAGCATGTGTCGCTGGCCGACCGCCAGAACATCGTGCTGCATGTGCGCGATCGCACCGAGGAGCGACAAGCCGCACGCAAGCAGCGGGAGAGTGATGCCCGCTTCCGCACCTTTTTCGAATACGCGGGAGTGGCCATTCACGTGCTCTCCTTCGACGGCGTCATCCTCGAGGCCAACCCTGCCGCCGAAGCCCTGCTCGGCTACGGTCCCGGTGAACTTATTGGCCGCTCGGCCACCTCGCTCTCGCCCGACGAAGACGTGGAGAGCACACGGGAACTGGGGCATGAACTCCGGCACGGCCTGCGGGAATCGGTCACGGTGGAGCGTCGCTTCTTCCACCGTGAAGGCCACATCGTCTGGGGCCAGCTCACCGTGTCGCGCATGAAGCAGCACAGCGAGAGCTATCTCATCGGCATGATCCAGGACATCAGTGAGCGCAAACGCATGGAGGCCGCGCTCGTGCGTCAGGCCTTCAATGACGACCTCACGGGTCTTGCCAATCGGGCCCTCTTTGGTGACCGCCTTCGGCACGCATTGGCGCGCGGCACGCGGCATGCCAGTCAGGCGGCGGTCATGCTGCTCGATCTCGATGGCTTCAAGCGCGTCAACGATTCCCTGGGGCACGCCGCCGGCGATCAATTGCTCGTTGCCATTGCCCGCCGACTCGAAGCGGTGGTGCGTGCCGGCGACACGGCGGCGCGACTGGGCGGCGACGAGTTCGCCATCCTGCTCGACGATATCGAAAGCGTCGAACAGGTCGAACGACTCGCCGAGCGATTGCTGGAGTCCATTACGCGTCCGGTACAGATCAGCGGCCGCGACGTCTCAGTTGGGGTCAGCATCGGCTACAAGCTCACCATGCCGGACGACGACGACATCTCGGCGCTGCGTGACGCCGACGCGGCGATGTACACGGCCAAAGCCGATGGGCGCTGCGCGGTGCGCCGCTTTGACCCGGCCATGCATCAGGACGCCCTCAACTGGCTGGAGCTCGAGAACGACCTTCGCGAAGCCATCGAGCGGCAATCGCTGTATCTCGCTTTCCAGCCGCTGGTGCAGATGCACGACGGCCGTGTGGTGGGCGCCGAAGCCTTGCTGCGCTGGCGACATCCGAAGCGCGACGATGTCCCCCCCTGCACCTTCCTGCCCATCGCCGAGGCCACGGGTCTCATCGTGCCGCTTGGTCGTTGGGTCCTGCGTGAAGCCTGCCGACAAGCGGTTCGGCTACGCGAGGTGGCCGGCGCGGATTTCACCATGAGTGTGAACGTGGCGGCCAGACAGCTCGATGCGCCGGATCTGGTGCACACTGTGCGCGAAGCCCTTCGTGAAAGTGGACTGCCCGCGTCGCACCTGGTACTCGAGCTCACCGAAAGCGACATCATGCGCCAACCCGATCGCGCCCTCCGCGTGCTGCAGGAACTGCGCGACGTGGGTGTGCACATCGCCATTGACGACTTCGGCACCGGCTATTCGTCGCTGAGCTACCTGCAGTTCCTGCCGTTCGACGAACTGAAGATAGACCGCGCGTTTGTACAACGCGTGGAAGACGGCGAGCGCGATCGTGCGCTCGTGCGCACTATCGTGCAGCTCGGCAAGTCACTGGGCGCGCTGGTGGTGGCCGAGGGCATTGAAACGCCGGGCCAGCACGCCTTGCTACACGAACTGCAGTGCGATGTCGGGCAGGGTTACCTGTACAGCCGCCCGCTCACTGATGAACTGCTGCGGCAGTTCCTGCGCGAACACCGTGACCGTGGCGCCACCTCGGCACTTCCTACCGCGGTGGCCCACGCCGCTTAG
- a CDS encoding TetR/AcrR family transcriptional regulator, translated as MQERRVQILDAAAALIAERGFTSTSVDDVIRGAKLSGKSHFYHYFKSKEELGYEVLNRQFERFAERGLAILREPMIDPLERLSLFIDGVVALQAESGGRRGSPFGNLAAELADAHEGFRVRIEAVFERWASQIGSLLWEARPVLQDDVDAVRLSRFIIATLEGAVLMTRVKRDLTVLEGIAADLKRFIAMHVRDVEQVERRPW; from the coding sequence ATGCAGGAACGCCGAGTACAGATCCTTGATGCCGCTGCGGCACTCATCGCCGAGCGTGGATTCACGTCCACGTCAGTTGATGACGTCATCCGCGGGGCCAAGCTGAGTGGCAAGAGCCACTTCTATCACTACTTCAAGTCGAAAGAAGAACTCGGCTACGAAGTGCTCAATCGTCAGTTCGAGCGCTTTGCCGAGCGTGGTCTCGCGATCCTTCGCGAGCCCATGATCGACCCGCTGGAGCGCCTGTCGTTGTTCATCGACGGCGTGGTGGCGCTGCAGGCAGAGAGCGGCGGCCGTCGCGGTTCACCGTTCGGCAACCTGGCGGCCGAGCTGGCTGATGCGCATGAAGGGTTCCGCGTGCGCATCGAGGCCGTGTTCGAGCGCTGGGCCAGTCAGATCGGTTCGCTCCTGTGGGAAGCGCGTCCGGTGCTGCAGGACGATGTGGACGCGGTACGGTTGTCCCGGTTCATCATTGCCACGCTCGAGGGCGCGGTGCTCATGACGCGTGTCAAGCGTGACCTGACGGTCCTCGAAGGGATCGCAGCTGACCTCAAGCGGTTCATCGCGATGCATGTGCGCGATGTCGAACAGGTGGAGCGTCGTCCATGGTAA
- a CDS encoding sigma-70 family RNA polymerase sigma factor produces MNSEAQQQVLENRDAAAQGDRAERRARFEQEALVHLDALYSFALKLTRSRDDAEDLVSDTMLRAIERWEQYHLGTNIRAWLFTILYHVFVSRTRRIDSREVQQPSDTEGWALFEAVGEADPEGRFYDSFLDDEITRAIRGLPEEYRAAVVLSDLQGLRYGEIAQVLGVPEGTVKSRLFRGRRLLQRKLANYAVEMGYLRDSVVRAVLQPAPAPRAALTGA; encoded by the coding sequence GTGAACAGCGAAGCACAGCAGCAGGTGCTCGAGAACCGCGATGCAGCGGCACAGGGTGACCGCGCCGAACGTCGTGCCCGTTTCGAGCAGGAGGCGCTGGTCCATCTCGATGCCCTGTACAGCTTCGCGCTCAAACTCACGCGCTCGCGCGATGATGCCGAAGATCTCGTGTCCGATACCATGCTTCGCGCCATCGAGCGCTGGGAGCAGTATCACCTCGGGACCAACATCCGCGCCTGGCTGTTCACCATTCTGTACCACGTGTTCGTGAGCCGTACGCGGCGTATCGACTCACGTGAAGTGCAGCAGCCCAGCGACACGGAAGGTTGGGCGCTGTTCGAAGCCGTGGGCGAGGCCGACCCGGAAGGTCGTTTCTACGACTCCTTCCTCGACGACGAGATCACACGGGCCATTCGCGGGTTGCCGGAGGAGTATCGGGCCGCGGTGGTGCTGAGCGATCTCCAGGGACTGCGCTACGGCGAAATCGCACAGGTGCTCGGTGTGCCCGAGGGCACCGTCAAGTCGCGCCTCTTCCGTGGTCGCCGTCTGCTGCAGCGCAAACTGGCCAATTATGCCGTCGAGATGGGCTACCTGCGCGACTCGGTGGTGCGCGCGGTGCTGCAGCCCGCTCCGGCGCCCCGCGCGGCGCTGACAGGCGCCTGA
- a CDS encoding CGNR zinc finger domain-containing protein, producing the protein MPVTSSKARRAESRDQAPGPVPPRTRLWLDFVNTDTASQPPGGDLLRDFEALLTWLQSQDVVDEERAGGIRRRALLQPAAAAATLVDARRVRAALRALAERGQQVERVREDAIVEINRVLGRSAGTRRLDPTPGGGFTRIFVPTGDAFAGLMIPIVESAADTLIEKELGRVRRCADPRCHRVFIDGTKNGLRRWCDMGTCGNRAKAARHRARTLGGA; encoded by the coding sequence ATGCCCGTCACCTCATCCAAAGCGCGGCGGGCCGAATCGCGCGATCAGGCGCCCGGTCCGGTTCCCCCGCGAACCCGTCTCTGGCTGGACTTCGTCAACACCGACACGGCCTCACAGCCCCCCGGTGGCGACTTGCTGCGCGACTTCGAAGCCCTGCTCACCTGGCTGCAGAGTCAGGACGTGGTGGACGAGGAGCGCGCGGGCGGCATCCGTCGTCGCGCGCTGCTGCAACCGGCTGCGGCCGCCGCCACCCTCGTCGATGCGCGCCGCGTGCGCGCCGCGCTGCGCGCCCTGGCTGAGCGCGGGCAGCAGGTGGAGCGGGTGCGCGAGGACGCCATTGTCGAAATCAACCGCGTGTTGGGCCGCAGCGCCGGCACGCGGCGCCTTGACCCGACGCCGGGCGGTGGGTTTACCCGCATCTTCGTGCCCACCGGCGACGCCTTTGCGGGCCTCATGATTCCCATTGTCGAGTCGGCAGCCGATACGCTGATCGAGAAGGAGCTGGGCCGCGTGCGCCGCTGCGCCGACCCGCGCTGTCATCGTGTCTTCATCGACGGCACCAAGAACGGTCTGCGGCGCTGGTGTGACATGGGCACCTGCGGCAATCGCGCCAAGGCCGCGCGGCATCGCGCTCGCACGCTGGGCGGCGCGTGA
- a CDS encoding inosine/xanthosine triphosphatase — protein sequence MHRLFPDDAVVVVGSGNPVKLAAVRAVLASVNAAVRVEAIEVASGVADQPIGDDVTQAGARQRALAALAATPHAHFGVGLEGGVVRTASGGLRTCAWCVVVDRAGGEGLGGSLSMPLPERVAARITAGEELGHAMDAEARTTGTKHGRGAVGILTAGLVDRQRAYEPMVAYAFAPWLAPEFYAPSVGR from the coding sequence ATGCATCGGCTCTTCCCGGATGACGCGGTCGTGGTAGTGGGATCGGGCAATCCCGTCAAACTGGCCGCTGTGCGTGCGGTGCTGGCCTCGGTGAATGCGGCGGTACGCGTGGAGGCCATCGAAGTCGCCAGCGGTGTGGCGGATCAGCCCATCGGGGACGACGTCACCCAGGCGGGGGCCCGTCAACGCGCGCTGGCCGCGCTGGCCGCCACGCCGCACGCGCATTTCGGCGTGGGGCTTGAAGGTGGCGTGGTGCGAACGGCCAGCGGCGGATTGCGCACCTGTGCGTGGTGCGTGGTGGTGGATCGCGCCGGCGGTGAAGGCCTTGGCGGTTCACTGTCCATGCCGCTGCCGGAGCGGGTGGCCGCCCGCATAACGGCGGGAGAGGAACTGGGGCACGCCATGGACGCCGAGGCGCGCACGACGGGCACCAAACACGGCCGGGGAGCGGTGGGCATCCTCACGGCCGGTCTGGTGGATCGCCAACGGGCTTATGAACCCATGGTGGCGTATGCGTTCGCGCCGTGGCTGGCGCCCGAGTTTTACGCGCCTTCGGTGGGGCGATAG
- a CDS encoding universal stress protein has product MYRTLFVPVDGSALSARALPVAAAIARRTGARIQLALVHDPSAYIPFVPGEVAIPVFDQELVQSQRERDAEVLAATVAHLRAQGLTADGEVLEGTVVEALEEFSQRHAVDLTIMTTHGRSGFERLRVGSVASAFLTRATAPVYLVRGSGDATPDDAAPLPTAPLLCGLDGSPFSEAMLPHAQAFAAAVGVPLLLAGVTVPHAIPMAPFGAEALLADDSALRAEEAGRDDYLSRIAATLPAGTEHVCVTDMSVARALVELAETRQVGAIALATHGRGGFKRFMLGSVTDEVIRHATTPVFVYRPTEGA; this is encoded by the coding sequence ATGTACCGGACTCTCTTTGTGCCTGTCGACGGCTCCGCGCTGAGTGCGCGGGCCCTGCCCGTTGCCGCCGCCATCGCGCGTCGCACCGGCGCCCGCATTCAACTCGCGCTCGTGCACGACCCGAGTGCGTACATCCCCTTTGTGCCCGGCGAGGTCGCCATCCCGGTCTTCGATCAGGAGCTCGTGCAGTCGCAGCGCGAACGCGATGCCGAGGTGCTGGCGGCCACCGTGGCGCACCTGCGCGCACAGGGCCTCACGGCCGACGGGGAAGTACTCGAAGGCACGGTGGTCGAGGCGCTCGAGGAATTCAGCCAGCGTCATGCGGTGGATCTCACCATCATGACCACGCATGGACGCAGCGGTTTCGAGCGACTGCGGGTGGGCTCCGTGGCCTCGGCCTTCCTGACGCGCGCCACGGCGCCGGTGTACCTCGTGCGCGGCAGCGGGGACGCCACGCCCGACGACGCGGCGCCACTGCCCACCGCACCGCTGCTCTGCGGACTCGACGGCTCCCCGTTCTCCGAAGCCATGCTGCCACACGCCCAGGCCTTCGCGGCGGCTGTTGGCGTACCGCTCCTGCTGGCCGGTGTCACCGTCCCGCACGCCATTCCCATGGCCCCATTTGGCGCCGAAGCCCTGCTCGCCGACGACTCGGCGCTGCGGGCCGAAGAGGCGGGTCGCGATGACTACCTCTCCCGCATCGCCGCCACACTGCCCGCGGGCACCGAACACGTCTGCGTGACGGACATGAGTGTGGCCCGCGCGCTCGTGGAGCTGGCCGAGACACGTCAGGTTGGCGCCATCGCGCTGGCCACCCACGGACGCGGCGGATTCAAGCGCTTCATGCTGGGCAGCGTGACCGACGAAGTCATTCGTCACGCCACCACGCCCGTGTTCGTCTATCGCCCCACCGAAGGCGCGTAA
- a CDS encoding acyl-CoA thioesterase — translation MTGRPFEVVEHVRWADVDLAGIMRFSAVPRFVELAEQELMRAAGYPYSRLMDHPSFWMPRRQLLVDYLAPARLDEALTLVTYVPRFGESSLTLHVDLYGTGGRAVATTAMVLVCVNAQDFRTQPLPEEYRRVLEPYACPVELARAPRAGSASRETPGVR, via the coding sequence ATGACCGGTCGCCCCTTCGAAGTTGTTGAACATGTGCGCTGGGCCGACGTGGACCTGGCCGGCATCATGCGCTTCAGCGCCGTGCCCCGCTTTGTGGAGCTGGCGGAGCAGGAACTCATGCGTGCGGCGGGCTATCCGTACTCGCGGCTGATGGATCACCCGAGCTTCTGGATGCCGCGGCGCCAGTTGCTGGTGGACTATCTCGCACCGGCCCGTCTGGACGAGGCGCTGACGCTGGTGACCTATGTGCCGCGCTTTGGTGAGTCGTCGCTGACCCTGCACGTGGATTTGTATGGCACGGGCGGGCGCGCCGTGGCCACCACCGCCATGGTCCTGGTGTGTGTCAACGCACAGGACTTTCGCACACAGCCCCTGCCGGAGGAGTATCGCCGGGTGTTGGAGCCCTACGCCTGTCCGGTGGAGTTGGCGCGTGCGCCACGTGCAGGCAGCGCCTCACGCGAGACCCCCGGCGTCCGCTAG